A portion of the Edaphobacter lichenicola genome contains these proteins:
- a CDS encoding AAA family ATPase, with translation MLKKITLLRERVEDWSVYPFSVPTIASLPEVSFHSRIAFFAGENGTGKSTLLEAIAAHYGFGPEGGNRSIRNDSTEHNHSTDALVRALRLSFDKRTGGGFFLRAETFFNTATHIDRLDDPLEHDGFGPPILPSYGGQSLHTRSHGETFFTLLEHKFQRNGLFLLDEPEAALSPQRQLSFLILIHDTLRRYKDAQFLISTHSPVLLGYPGAQIFSFDDGHLHEIDYEDTAPLQIVRRFVNDRDSFVQELFEESPTFGTPSLFKDGHD, from the coding sequence ATGCTGAAAAAAATCACCCTGTTGCGCGAACGAGTCGAAGACTGGAGCGTTTACCCATTCTCAGTCCCCACCATCGCCTCTCTGCCGGAGGTATCGTTCCACTCAAGAATCGCCTTCTTCGCGGGAGAAAACGGCACAGGCAAATCAACCCTGCTCGAAGCAATCGCCGCTCACTACGGCTTCGGCCCCGAAGGTGGTAATCGCAGCATTCGTAATGACAGTACAGAACACAACCACTCCACCGACGCGCTGGTCCGAGCACTTCGCCTCTCCTTCGACAAGCGCACCGGAGGAGGCTTCTTCCTCCGTGCCGAAACCTTCTTCAACACTGCTACTCATATCGACAGACTCGACGATCCGCTTGAACATGACGGATTCGGCCCGCCAATCCTTCCCTCATACGGTGGCCAAAGCCTCCACACTCGCTCTCACGGCGAGACCTTCTTCACCCTGCTCGAACACAAATTCCAACGCAACGGCCTCTTCCTACTCGACGAACCCGAAGCCGCCCTCTCCCCGCAGCGCCAGCTCTCGTTCCTTATCCTCATCCACGACACCCTTCGCCGCTACAAAGATGCCCAATTCCTCATCTCCACCCACTCCCCTGTTCTGCTCGGCTATCCCGGCGCGCAGATCTTCTCCTTCGATGACGGCCACCTCCACGAGATCGACTACGAAGACACTGCTCCCCTCCAGATCGTCCGTCGCTTTGTGAACGATCGCGATAGCTTCGTTCAAGAGCTATTCGAGGAATCTCCCACATTCGGGACTCCCTCACTATTCAAAGATGGCCACGATTAG
- a CDS encoding PEP-CTERM sorting domain-containing protein, protein MRHAFFSSFAVASIILASAVGARADTVDNFSFDYGPAALTWSIAVPAVPSQVDEFGATFQSPLFVAGEAAESPSEFFLQAGRDEGLDLEVSFQLSNGIGLPSTLEFYLAGPQLFTGPLTAPVFLLGTTSLTGQLVTDPGGSHPENVPGDLTISQESTSPVPEPSTFALLGTGLAAAFVVCRRRQFESTP, encoded by the coding sequence ATGAGACACGCTTTCTTTTCGTCCTTTGCGGTGGCTTCGATCATCCTCGCTTCCGCCGTCGGTGCCCGCGCTGATACGGTAGACAACTTTTCATTTGACTACGGTCCTGCCGCGCTGACCTGGTCGATTGCGGTTCCGGCGGTGCCATCACAAGTCGACGAGTTCGGTGCCACTTTTCAATCTCCGTTGTTTGTTGCTGGAGAAGCCGCAGAAAGTCCTTCCGAGTTCTTTCTGCAAGCTGGCCGGGACGAAGGTCTGGACCTGGAGGTGTCGTTTCAACTTTCTAACGGAATTGGTCTTCCGAGTACCCTCGAATTTTATCTAGCTGGCCCTCAACTATTTACTGGTCCGTTGACTGCTCCGGTCTTCCTGCTGGGCACGACCAGCCTGACGGGCCAGCTCGTGACGGATCCGGGCGGCTCCCACCCAGAGAATGTTCCGGGTGATCTAACGATCTCGCAAGAGTCGACTTCCCCTGTGCCCGAACCCTCTACGTTTGCGTTGCTTGGAACAGGGCTAGCTGCGGCATTTGTAGTTTGTCGCCGCAGACAGTTCGAAAGCACTCCATAG
- a CDS encoding NmrA family NAD(P)-binding protein: MSESKILVTGATGKTGKDTVKFLLERGQAVRAMVRTNDDRSEVLRKQGAEIVLGDLRNFESVRAALEGTRSAYFVFPIEPGILEGTAYFAQAAKEAGVQAIVNMSQASARREATSHAAQNHWLSERVFDWSGVPSVHLRPTLFAEWVLYWRAFIKAAGILPLPFTKGSVALVAAEDQARVIANILIAPAEHIGKTYPLLGAKEYTFPEIAEEIGRAIGKPVRYQLTEAPTLAKLAKENGTHLGDFFWQHLNEIAIDFQNGVFAGTNDLIEKIGGQPPISLPAFIAKHRAELIA; this comes from the coding sequence ATGAGCGAATCAAAAATACTAGTAACCGGAGCCACCGGAAAAACCGGCAAAGATACCGTCAAATTCCTCCTCGAGCGCGGCCAAGCCGTACGCGCAATGGTGCGAACCAACGACGACCGTTCCGAAGTACTTCGCAAGCAGGGCGCCGAGATCGTCCTCGGAGATCTCCGCAACTTCGAATCCGTCCGCGCCGCCCTCGAAGGCACTCGCAGCGCCTACTTCGTCTTCCCCATCGAGCCCGGCATCCTTGAAGGCACTGCATACTTTGCCCAGGCAGCCAAAGAAGCAGGCGTCCAGGCCATCGTAAACATGTCGCAGGCATCCGCCCGTCGCGAAGCCACCAGTCACGCCGCTCAAAATCACTGGCTCTCCGAAAGAGTATTCGACTGGTCCGGCGTCCCTTCCGTCCACCTTCGTCCCACCCTCTTCGCTGAGTGGGTCCTCTACTGGCGTGCATTCATCAAAGCGGCAGGCATCCTTCCGCTTCCCTTCACCAAGGGCAGCGTTGCACTCGTCGCCGCCGAAGATCAGGCCCGCGTCATCGCCAACATCCTTATCGCACCCGCAGAGCACATCGGCAAAACCTATCCACTCCTCGGCGCCAAAGAGTACACCTTCCCCGAGATAGCCGAAGAGATTGGCCGCGCCATCGGAAAGCCCGTTCGCTATCAACTCACCGAAGCCCCCACGCTCGCAAAACTTGCGAAGGAAAACGGCACGCACCTCGGAGACTTCTTCTGGCAGCACCTCAACGAGATCGCCATCGACTTCCAGAACGGAGTCTTCGCCGGCACCAACGACCTCATCGAAAAAATCGGCGGCCAGCCACCCATCAGCCTGCCCGCCTTCATCGCAAAGCACCGCGCGGAGTTGATCGCCTAA
- a CDS encoding TetR/AcrR family transcriptional regulator encodes MRRSRSEAAETRERIVSTASKMFLEKGLEAVGMRDIMSAAGLTPGGFYRHFESKEQLIAEANKAAFDRLLAMFEMQTAGMPAAEALDRIVWLYLHQTQGEGNSFRCPLSMVGGELSHCEPQVRAVAVDGYQRLVELVADRLTELGRDDAFAAASGVVSTMTGAVMLANIALDNAKAKAILSNAHAAVKALLDPTGGVAEVGRRAKNKVAKLR; translated from the coding sequence ATGCGCAGGTCTCGCAGTGAAGCGGCAGAGACGAGGGAACGAATCGTCTCGACCGCTTCGAAGATGTTTTTGGAGAAGGGGCTGGAGGCGGTGGGGATGCGCGATATCATGTCCGCCGCGGGGCTGACGCCTGGCGGATTTTATCGGCACTTTGAGTCGAAAGAACAGTTGATTGCCGAGGCGAACAAAGCGGCGTTCGACAGGCTGCTGGCGATGTTTGAGATGCAGACAGCAGGTATGCCGGCAGCCGAGGCGCTGGATAGGATCGTGTGGTTGTACTTGCACCAGACGCAGGGGGAAGGGAACAGCTTTCGTTGTCCGCTGTCGATGGTCGGCGGAGAGCTAAGCCATTGCGAACCGCAGGTGCGTGCTGTTGCGGTCGATGGCTATCAGCGGCTGGTGGAGTTGGTTGCGGATCGTCTTACGGAACTCGGGAGAGACGACGCCTTTGCGGCTGCGAGCGGAGTTGTGAGTACGATGACGGGGGCTGTGATGCTTGCGAACATTGCGCTTGATAATGCCAAGGCTAAGGCGATTTTGAGTAATGCTCATGCTGCCGTCAAGGCTCTTCTGGATCCGACGGGAGGCGTTGCGGAGGTCGGTCGCCGGGCGAAGAACAAGGTAGCGAAGTTGCGTTGA
- a CDS encoding alpha/beta fold hydrolase, which produces MTSHATLLTSNHTLIKQIAIPCAGPRRPLKSCLTGTVLMTPRFARSIYTLLTILLTCTVVASAQPQTQPNTSVPIIFVHGNGDDASKWIGIIWLFESNNYPPDKLFSIRFTHPNARANDTIEEENRSSTTDVTAELSAFVTRVLIETHSTKVALIGSSRGGMTIRNYLLHGGSSNVAFAITCGTPNHGVLAMDTNLDGEFNGKGRYLQSLNNGYGDTSEVPPGVKMMTLRSDKLDKYAQPSGITFGKPETATGVTYEGPALVGATNIVLPNLDHRELAFYPSAFAEMYKFITGTAPATTQVTPIPSPTISGLITGFENGTFTNLPIAGAHLRIYPVGTTESTTPAYEVVTKADGKWGPFLASSTQEYDFDLEYQGRHIRFYKAPIPRSTTLLNLRLLPVPAKPKDETNKATSQSQSELFIDRPQGYLSRERDAVLIDNKIANDEPSGLPLEDSFLAHLATPPTQLVTVTLRKETIAARPSADLATDLPVVDFLW; this is translated from the coding sequence TTGACCTCGCACGCAACTCTCCTCACTTCCAATCACACCCTCATCAAACAAATCGCCATCCCTTGCGCCGGGCCGCGCCGTCCACTAAAGTCTTGCCTGACAGGTACTGTTCTGATGACCCCTCGCTTCGCCCGTTCCATCTACACGCTACTCACCATTCTCCTGACCTGTACCGTAGTGGCTTCCGCCCAGCCGCAGACCCAGCCCAACACCTCGGTCCCCATCATCTTCGTCCACGGCAACGGCGACGACGCCTCCAAGTGGATCGGCATCATCTGGCTCTTCGAGTCGAACAACTACCCACCCGACAAGCTCTTCTCCATCCGCTTCACTCACCCCAACGCACGCGCCAACGACACCATCGAAGAAGAGAATCGCTCCTCCACCACCGATGTCACCGCCGAGCTCAGCGCCTTCGTCACCCGCGTTCTCATCGAAACCCACAGCACCAAAGTCGCTCTCATCGGCAGCAGCCGTGGCGGCATGACCATCCGCAACTACCTCCTCCACGGAGGCAGCAGCAACGTCGCCTTCGCAATCACCTGCGGCACGCCAAATCACGGCGTGCTCGCGATGGACACCAACCTCGACGGCGAATTCAACGGCAAAGGCCGCTACCTCCAATCCCTCAACAACGGCTACGGCGACACCTCCGAAGTCCCACCCGGCGTTAAGATGATGACCCTCCGCAGCGACAAGCTCGACAAGTACGCCCAACCCAGCGGCATCACCTTCGGCAAACCCGAAACCGCCACCGGCGTTACCTACGAAGGCCCTGCGCTCGTTGGAGCCACCAACATCGTCCTCCCCAACCTCGACCACCGCGAACTCGCCTTCTACCCATCCGCCTTCGCCGAGATGTACAAGTTCATCACCGGCACCGCACCCGCCACCACCCAGGTCACGCCGATCCCCTCCCCAACCATCTCCGGCCTCATCACCGGCTTCGAAAACGGCACCTTCACCAACCTCCCCATCGCCGGAGCCCACCTGCGCATCTACCCAGTTGGCACCACCGAATCCACCACGCCAGCCTACGAAGTTGTGACCAAAGCCGACGGCAAGTGGGGTCCATTCCTGGCCTCCTCCACGCAGGAGTACGACTTCGACCTCGAATATCAAGGCCGCCACATTCGCTTCTACAAAGCTCCCATCCCACGCTCGACCACCCTGCTCAATCTGCGCCTGCTGCCCGTCCCGGCAAAGCCTAAAGATGAAACAAACAAAGCTACATCTCAATCACAAAGCGAACTCTTCATCGATCGCCCCCAGGGCTACCTCTCCCGCGAACGCGACGCGGTCCTGATCGACAACAAGATCGCCAACGACGAACCCAGCGGTCTCCCCCTCGAAGATTCCTTTCTCGCGCATCTCGCAACCCCACCCACCCAACTCGTCACCGTAACGCTGCGCAAAGAGACCATCGCCGCCCGCCCCTCAGCCGACCTCGCAACCGATCTCCCAGTAGTCGACTTCCTCTGGTAG
- a CDS encoding GNAT family N-acetyltransferase — protein MLQTPRLSLRPLQLADAIQVQPIFAQWEIVKHLNTKVPWPFPDDGVHTFYRDNALPAIERGDEFHFMLRLKDDPHQKIIGSINLRLHEEDHRGFWIAREWQGHGLMTEAAAEVTRFWFEDLKQPILRVKKARDNPASRAISLRQGMRRIAELEGDYVSGRLPSERWELTAEEWRARR, from the coding sequence GTGCTCCAAACCCCGCGCCTGTCCTTACGTCCGCTGCAACTCGCCGACGCCATCCAGGTACAGCCCATCTTCGCCCAGTGGGAGATCGTAAAACACCTTAACACCAAGGTGCCTTGGCCGTTTCCCGATGACGGCGTCCACACGTTCTACCGCGACAACGCACTCCCGGCAATCGAACGAGGCGACGAGTTCCACTTCATGCTCCGTCTGAAAGACGACCCTCACCAAAAAATCATTGGCTCCATCAATCTGAGATTGCATGAAGAAGACCACCGTGGTTTCTGGATCGCTCGCGAGTGGCAGGGACATGGTCTCATGACCGAGGCAGCCGCGGAGGTCACACGCTTCTGGTTCGAAGATCTGAAGCAGCCCATCCTTCGCGTCAAGAAGGCCCGCGACAACCCCGCCTCACGAGCAATCTCTCTCCGCCAAGGAATGCGTCGCATAGCCGAGCTTGAAGGCGACTACGTCTCCGGTCGCCTTCCATCCGAACGGTGGGAGCTGACCGCCGAGGAGTGGCGCGCTCGCCGTTGA
- the trxB gene encoding thioredoxin-disulfide reductase: protein MPENTTHDVVILGSGCAGLTAAIYTGRANLKPLVLEGHEPGGQLSITTLVENFPGWPEGVQGPDLIENMKKQAVRFGAELRLSHLSSIDLTKRPFALNLGKETIHTRTLVIASGASARWLNLPSEQALIGHGVTSCATCDGFFASGKEIAVIGGGDTAMEEALFLTRFATKVTIINRSEKFRASKIMLDRAMAHPNIRFLSSTIVEEVLGVEEKDVKGLRVKNQVSGEQYVLPVAFMFLAIGHIPNAMAFKGMIDVDADGYIQTRNNVFTTLNGEIIPGVFACGDIQDRRYRQAITAAGSGCMAALEVEKYLEEHGR, encoded by the coding sequence ATGCCAGAAAACACTACGCACGACGTTGTAATCCTCGGTTCCGGCTGCGCCGGACTCACCGCTGCCATCTACACAGGGCGCGCCAACCTCAAGCCCCTGGTCCTCGAAGGTCATGAGCCCGGCGGCCAGCTCTCCATCACCACCCTGGTTGAAAACTTCCCCGGCTGGCCCGAAGGCGTGCAAGGTCCCGACCTCATCGAGAACATGAAGAAGCAGGCCGTTCGATTCGGCGCCGAGCTGCGTCTGTCCCACCTCAGCTCCATCGATCTCACCAAGCGTCCCTTCGCCCTCAACCTCGGCAAGGAGACCATCCACACCCGTACGCTGGTCATCGCGTCGGGCGCCAGCGCGCGCTGGCTGAACCTCCCGTCCGAACAGGCCCTCATCGGCCACGGCGTCACCTCCTGCGCCACCTGCGACGGCTTCTTTGCCTCCGGCAAAGAGATCGCAGTCATCGGCGGCGGCGACACCGCCATGGAAGAGGCCCTCTTCCTCACGCGCTTCGCCACCAAGGTCACCATCATCAACCGCAGCGAGAAGTTTCGCGCCTCCAAGATCATGCTCGACCGCGCCATGGCTCACCCCAACATCCGCTTCCTCTCCAGCACCATCGTCGAAGAAGTCCTCGGCGTAGAAGAGAAGGACGTCAAGGGCCTTCGCGTCAAAAACCAGGTCTCCGGCGAACAGTACGTCCTGCCCGTCGCCTTCATGTTCCTCGCCATCGGCCACATCCCCAACGCGATGGCCTTCAAGGGCATGATCGACGTCGATGCGGACGGCTACATCCAGACTCGCAACAACGTCTTCACCACCCTCAACGGCGAAATCATTCCCGGCGTCTTCGCCTGCGGAGACATCCAGGACCGCCGCTACCGTCAGGCCATCACCGCCGCTGGCTCAGGCTGCATGGCCGCACTCGAGGTCGAAAAGTACCTCGAAGAACACGGCCGCTAA
- a CDS encoding allantoinase, with the protein MANLTLVYGMRLLPADEIASVGEAPVTLKNGNEAHVTLHVLEGSREQIEAQLRMSIDAFFDFYPEI; encoded by the coding sequence ATGGCAAACCTGACGTTAGTGTATGGAATGAGGCTGTTACCCGCGGATGAGATTGCATCGGTCGGTGAAGCGCCGGTAACCCTGAAGAACGGCAACGAGGCCCATGTGACGCTGCATGTGCTCGAAGGCAGCCGCGAACAGATCGAGGCTCAGCTGCGGATGAGCATCGACGCGTTCTTCGACTTCTACCCTGAGATTTAG